A part of Planococcus sp. MB-3u-03 genomic DNA contains:
- the hisD gene encoding histidinol dehydrogenase, with protein MVKVLKAGKSAEEVSANDSKVSQIVAEALKDVETRGDAAVRELSEKFDKWAPESFRLSDAEINEIVSKVPGSVIEDIKFAQKNIKAFAEAQLDSLNDIEVEQIPGVILGHKNIPVNSVGCYIPGGRYPMVASAHMSVLTAKVAGVKRVIACTPPINGEIPYATIAAMSLAGADEIYLLGGIQAMGAMAIGTETIEAVDMIVGPGNAFVAEAKRQLYGRVGIDLFAGPTETLVVADHTADAEMVATDILGQGEHGPTSPGALITTSEELANETVKEIERQLETLPTADVARVSWEDYGQILLVDSIEEARIEADRLAFEHVEILTEDPDYFLEHMTNYGCLFLGPETNVAYGDKVIGTNHTLPTKGAARYTGGLWVGKFIKTVTYQKVTTPEASAYIGEYAARLCQLENFAGHAEQALLRVRRYGKN; from the coding sequence ATGGTCAAAGTATTGAAAGCAGGTAAATCAGCAGAAGAAGTGAGCGCAAACGATTCGAAAGTTTCACAGATCGTTGCAGAGGCTTTAAAAGATGTGGAAACGCGCGGGGATGCGGCGGTTCGTGAACTGTCCGAGAAATTTGATAAATGGGCGCCTGAATCGTTCCGTTTGTCTGATGCGGAAATCAATGAAATCGTTTCCAAAGTTCCGGGCAGCGTCATCGAAGACATTAAATTCGCACAGAAGAACATCAAAGCGTTCGCGGAAGCACAGTTGGATTCCTTGAATGATATCGAAGTGGAACAGATTCCCGGCGTTATTTTGGGGCATAAAAATATCCCGGTCAACAGCGTCGGCTGCTACATCCCCGGAGGCCGCTACCCGATGGTCGCTTCCGCCCATATGAGCGTCTTGACCGCAAAAGTCGCTGGCGTCAAACGCGTCATCGCGTGCACCCCGCCGATCAATGGGGAAATTCCATATGCAACGATTGCGGCAATGTCCCTTGCTGGAGCGGATGAAATTTACCTGCTTGGTGGCATTCAGGCAATGGGTGCGATGGCGATCGGCACTGAAACGATTGAGGCGGTCGATATGATCGTCGGGCCGGGCAATGCCTTCGTCGCAGAAGCGAAGCGCCAACTTTACGGCCGCGTCGGCATCGACTTGTTCGCAGGGCCGACGGAAACTTTAGTCGTTGCCGATCACACGGCAGATGCGGAAATGGTCGCAACGGACATTCTCGGACAAGGCGAACACGGGCCGACTTCACCAGGCGCATTGATCACGACTTCCGAAGAACTAGCGAATGAAACCGTCAAAGAAATCGAACGTCAATTGGAGACCTTGCCGACAGCGGACGTCGCTCGCGTGTCATGGGAAGATTACGGACAGATTTTGCTCGTTGATTCGATTGAAGAAGCGCGCATCGAAGCAGACCGTCTGGCATTTGAGCACGTCGAGATCCTGACGGAAGATCCGGACTACTTCCTAGAGCACATGACCAATTACGGCTGCTTGTTCCTCGGACCGGAAACGAATGTGGCATACGGCGACAAAGTCATCGGCACGAACCATACCTTGCCGACAAAAGGCGCCGCTCGCTATACCGGCGGATTGTGGGTCGGGAAGTTCATCAAGACCGTCACCTACCAGAAAGTGACGACACCGGAAGCGAGCGCCTATATTGGGGAATATGCCGCGCGCTTATGCCAACTTGAGAATTTCGCAGGGCATGCCGAGCAGGCACTCCTCCGCGTCAGAAGATACGGCAAAAATTAA